GATAACCACGCTCCTGACCGGTTTATGATATTCCCAGCGGATGGAAGAAGGTGCGGCATAAAAAAACTTCCCTTCGGAAACCAGCGGTCTGGACAAAATTTTCATGGATTTCTTTTGCACAAAATCGGCGGAAATGGTTGAAATCCGGGCCGAGTCTTTGCGCAGCTGTTCAAAATCGTCCGCCCGGACGGCAGCCGGCAAGACCATCAGGAAAAGCAGCAAAATCAGCCCTGTTTTATTCATCACTGCAACTTTGAACATCACTAGTACATCCCGCCGTTGACGGAGACAACCTGCCCTGTAATGTAAGAGGCTTCATCCGAACATAGAAAGCGGATAACGCTGGCAACTTCTTCGGGTTTCCCCACCCGCGCCATCGGAATCATGCTTTTAATCATCCCCGCATCCATCGGCATGCTGCTCAGCATATCGGTTTCGATGGGACCCGGCGCGACGACATTGACGCGAATGCCAAAGCGCGCCACTTCTTTGGAAAGCGAACGCGAAGCGGCGTTGATCCCGGCTTTGGCCGCGGCGTAATTGGCCTGACCGCGGTTGGGAATCATTGACGAAATGGAAGAAACGGATACGATGGCGCCGCGTTTCTTCCGGACCATTTCGCGCAGGACCGGCTTCGTCACGTTATAAAAACCATTGAGTATCGTATTAATGACGCGGTGCCATTCATCCTCCCCCATCATCATGAAGAGACCGTCGGCGGTAACGCCGGCGTTGTTGACCAGAACATCGATCCGCTTATGCTCTTCAACTATTCCGGCCAGTGCATCTTTTACTTCTTCCGCATTGGCCACATCGAATTTTCGTATTTCACCCGCCTGGCCCGCGGCTTGAACCTGCGCCAGTGTTTCAGCTGCCGCCGCCTCACTGGCATTGTAATTGATCACGACATAGTAACCGTTGGCGGCCAGCGCAACCGCCGTGGCGCGTCCAATTCCCCTGCTGGCTCCCGTTACTATGGCTATTCTTTTTTCATCCATGATCTTATGAGCTCCTTTGTTTACATTATGAGATATCATCATTCAGACGCATGGCTTGAAGAACTGCCGAAAGCAGAACCTCGTCGCCCGATTTCACGATTCCTTCAATCACACCATAGTGTTCTATGGCATATAAACTTTTGACCGACACCGTAATGCGCGTTCCCAGTTGAATAACGTCGGTTTTAAAATTGGCTGATTTGATGCCGACCAGCCAGCCTTTCGTTCCGCTTTTGCCTTCCCGTTTTCGCTTGTAACCTTCCACCAGGGCGGCCGTCTGGGCAATGGCTTCAATTAATGCCAGTGAATGGACTGTCCGGCCGTCGCACAGCGGCCAGTTTTCATTGACCACAGCGGCGGCAATGCCTTCATTATCCTTCAGTTCCACGGCCTCGGTGATGATTTTCATCGGTTCACGATGCGGAATCAACGATTCAATATCAACCATCGGCCTATATCCTTTTTTTAATTTAAATTAATGAGAAAATGACGCAGAAGTCAATAAAAATCGTTCCGGCTTCACCGGTATCTGTATCCGGAGATCAGTCCATGTATTTTCCCTGAAAACCCGCGTTGCTTTTTTTATTCATTTCTTATAGACGGTAAAAATAATATTTTGTGAATTTGATTACTTATGACTATGAAAGAAAAAAGCCCCTTTATCACCGCGTATCAGAAAATACTGAATCCGCCGAAAGCGCAGTACCGGAAAGAATTCACGTATTCCGGGCAGACCTATGGCGACATTTATGAGCTGGCCGCCGGGTTAAAGAAAACCTTAAAGCGGCGCGGCAGGGAAAAGTCGGTCTGTCTTTGTACGGAGAATAAGGCCGTGGTCGCCGCATCCGTTCTGGCCTCGCTTTCCGGGGCCTGTAATTTAATTCTGCCTCATTCCTTTTCCTCGCACGCCATGACGGAGATGCATGACGCAACAGGTTTTGACGCCGTCATCGCCGATCATCCCGAAGAGATGCCCGCCGTGGAAATCATCACGCCGCAGACGGGAAATCCCGGCGATTTGCATCCGGGAAACATGCGGAATCCGGATCAGCCTTTTTTACAGCTTTTTACGGGCGGCTCAACCGGCAAACCTAAAGTCTGGTCCAAATCGCCGCGCAACCTTTTGGCCGAGGCCCTTTATCTGCGCGACAAATTCGCGTTGACGGAGAAAGATCTGTTTATCTCCACCGTCCCGCCGTATCATATTTACGGCCTGCTTTTCTCTATCCTTGCGCCTTTTCTGGCTCATGCACGGGTCCTGCCCGAAATTTATACCTTTCCGCAGGAAATCATCTCGACCATTAACCGGCACAAAGCCACCGTGCTGGTGAGCGTCCCGATTCACTACCGTTCTTTAAAAGTGGATAATCTGGCCGCGCCCTCGCTTAAAATTGCTTTTTCTTCTTCCGGCGTTTTAAACCGCTCCGATGCGGCATATTTCCTGAAAAAAACCGGCCTGGGCATCCATGAAATCTATGGTTCAACTGAAACGGGAGGCATCGCCACGCGCAGCATCAATGAAAATACGGAAAGCTGGAAGCCCACTGATGTCGTGTCCTGGAAATTGGCAGGCAGGCGATTGGCCGTGCGTTCCGATTTTACATCCCCCGAAATGGAAAAAGACACCGAGGGCTTTTGCGTGACCGGCGATGAGGTCAGACCGGATAAAAACAACCGGTTTATTCTTCTGGGCCGCGCCGACGGCATTATCAAAGTAGCCGGCAAACGCGTCGATCTGCAGGACGTCCAGAATAAAATTCAGACATTACCGGCCGTGCGCGACGCGGTGGTCATTGCGCTCCCCGCCGAAAAAGGCCGCGAAAGCCTGATTGCCGCACTGGTTGCCTGCGACCTCACGGAAGTACAGCTCAAAAAAATGATTTCAGAAAAGCTTGAACCCTATGCCATGCCCCGCCGTGTCAAAATTGTTCCGTCCATCTCCCGGACAGCCGCAGGCAAGGTGGATTTCCGCCGCGTCGAACAGGCGATTCTCAGGGAAAAAGATAAACCGGCGTCAAAGCAAAAATAACCGTGCAGAAAATCATCGGGTGGAATGCACTAAGGCGGAAGAGGCGCAAAGGACGACGAAAAGAACGCTAAAAACATACCACGATTATTTAGAATTGGGATAAAATAAAAACATGCATGAACTTCCCGTCACTGAAAGCATTTTGCAGATCGTGCTGAAACACGCCCGGACAAACGGCGTTTTGCGCGTGGTGACCGTTCATCTGCAGATCGGCCGCCTCAGCGATCTCGAGGATGAGTGGATTCAACGCTATTTTGATTACTTAAGCAAGGGGAGTGTGGCCGAAGGTGCAAAACTGATCATTGAGCGCATGCCGATCATGGTACAGTGCAGCTCCTGCTCCACGTCCTATGAAGCCGACGCGGCAAAATTGGGCGATCTGACCTGCCCGAATTGCGGCGGGAAGGACAGCAGGTTTCTTTCCGGAAGAGAGTACTACATCAAGGATATGGAGGTGCAATAGTGGATGAAGTTCGAATGATCGAAGTCAAGGAGGAAATCCTTGCCGATAATATCAAAGTCGCCGAAGGCGTCAGGGAGCGGCTCCGCAATGCCGGGACCCTGCTTGTAAACCTCATGTCCTCCCCGGGATCCGGTAAAACCAGTCTGATTCTTCAAACAATTGATCACCTGAAAGACGAGGTGAGGTTAGGCGTAATTGAAGCGGATATTGAGTCCAAGGTCGATGCCGAAAAGGTTGCCGCCCGGGGCATTCAGGCTGTTCAGCTCCGGACGGGAGGATTCTGCCATCTGGACGCCACCATGGTGACTCAGGGAATTGACGCCCTGCTGGTTGATGATCTGGATTGCGTCATCATCGAAAACGTAGGGAATCTGGTCTGCCCCGCGGAGTTTGATACAGGCGCCCATAAAAATGTTATGATCCTGAGTGTTCCCGAGGGTGACGACAAACCGCTGAAGTAT
This portion of the Deltaproteobacteria bacterium HGW-Deltaproteobacteria-6 genome encodes:
- a CDS encoding 3-oxoacyl-ACP reductase FabG — its product is MDEKRIAIVTGASRGIGRATAVALAANGYYVVINYNASEAAAAETLAQVQAAGQAGEIRKFDVANAEEVKDALAGIVEEHKRIDVLVNNAGVTADGLFMMMGEDEWHRVINTILNGFYNVTKPVLREMVRKKRGAIVSVSSISSMIPNRGQANYAAAKAGINAASRSLSKEVARFGIRVNVVAPGPIETDMLSSMPMDAGMIKSMIPMARVGKPEEVASVIRFLCSDEASYITGQVVSVNGGMY
- the hypA gene encoding hydrogenase maturation nickel metallochaperone HypA, translating into MHELPVTESILQIVLKHARTNGVLRVVTVHLQIGRLSDLEDEWIQRYFDYLSKGSVAEGAKLIIERMPIMVQCSSCSTSYEADAAKLGDLTCPNCGGKDSRFLSGREYYIKDMEVQ
- the hypB gene encoding hydrogenase accessory protein HypB — its product is MDEVRMIEVKEEILADNIKVAEGVRERLRNAGTLLVNLMSSPGSGKTSLILQTIDHLKDEVRLGVIEADIESKVDAEKVAARGIQAVQLRTGGFCHLDATMVTQGIDALLVDDLDCVIIENVGNLVCPAEFDTGAHKNVMILSVPEGDDKPLKYPLMFSICDLLLINKIDYLSLSDFDMPAMRKRVMALNPRIVILEVSCKTGAGIDNWVSWLTGEVDAFKTLK